Sequence from the Corvus moneduloides isolate bCorMon1 chromosome 18, bCorMon1.pri, whole genome shotgun sequence genome:
TTATCAAAGGCAATGCCTCTGGCTCAGGTCCTTCTCCCAGTAGCATATTGCACACCACAGTGCTTGGGGAGCACTGGCagtccagctgctcctggcctcTCTACCTGGAATTCCACTGCTCGCCCAGCCCAGAGGGACACTGGGGCATGTACTGCTCCTCCACTCATTGATGATGTCCATAGCTGAACCACCCTGACCAGGGCTGTCAGTTCACTGCCCCCCATTGCcccaggcctggcacagggaaaagATCCCATGTGGCCAGCAAGGCTGTGGTCAAGTGTAGCTGTGCCCCACTTCCTTCCCTAGCTCAGGGCCAGCTATCCCCACTGGGCCCATGCAGCCATGGGACTTCAGTTCAACACTGCAGGACTCACTCATGGGCTCATGCCCATCCCCCTGCACCCTGTGAGAGCAGCTCATCCCATGCCATGGTGCCTACCACCCTCACCCCTCTATCATGCTGGGGAGGGTTGGCACAGGAATGGCACAGTGGTCTGTAGGTTGGTTTGTGGCTCACCAGCAGTGACTATGACCGTGCCATTGCCTCCTGCCTCTGTGAGAAGCTTCGATGCACCCAGTTCCCCTCGGAACAGAGCAGTGTGGGATGAACCCCACCGAGCCCTCTCTCAAAAAAAGACACAGTGCAGATGACTGCAAATAAATGCTTTACTAGGAGCTGGATATGATATAACCCTGCTGGAGGGTAAAGCCCccttcctggagcagctctcccacCTTTGGGACTCAGCACATCTACCCTTAGCACCTGGCGCTTTCTGCTGAGGGTTTCATCCTGTCCCATGCAGGTGGGATActgctgcccagtgctgggagcagctaAACCTCTGGGCACAGCAAAGGACTGCAAGGAATGCTGCTCCTCCTGACTGGCCAGGGATAATGGGCTTCAAGGACGGGAGGGCATCAACCAGCACACAGGCCTGTCAGAATGCCTACAAGTACCCAGGAAGCCCCTGCTTGAGGCTGAATCTGTCTAGGGCATCCTCGGGGCAGAGGCTACACAGCACCAAGCAAGAGCGGGGGGGGAAAACCTTTGCCACCCTGTGACACCATCCCCAGCTGCCATAACACCCTTATTCCCTACACTGGAGACTGGCTGCAGGACCCTGACTCAAGTGTGGCACTCCTTGCTAGAGGTCTGGGTGTTCTTCCTTGTCACGTTTGGGTGGGGTCTTGCCATGAGCGGTGGGTGCTTGGGGGGGCAGCAGTGTTGGCAGAGGCTTGGCAGGGGCAAACTGGAATTCCTCCGGCACAGGGGCATCAGGTGTCTCCTTGCGGTAGAAGCCCAACTCCTGCACCAGCTGGTTGATCTCTTCCCGGGTCATGTCACTCAGGGGAATTCTCTGTACCCAGACAGGGGCTGTAGCCTGGCACCTGTGGGGCACTGACCACCCCAGGCCCTGTGGCAGCAGGTGCTGCACTGCCCACTCACCTCTAGCTCCTCATACCGGTGGCTGAGAAGCACAAGCTCAGGGTCAGCACCAGGCAGGTGTTTCATCTCCAGGTTATGGCTGGGCAATGTGTCAAGGAGTGGGCAGCACTGGTCAGGCCCATGCAACCCCCATgcccatctccatcccatcccatcccatcccatcccatcccatccccttcTATGCTCTTTCACATCCCATTCCTGCCTATCCTGTACCAtcctccatcccagcccatcTTCTCTCATATCCTaccccctcccaccccatctGTTCTGTCCCTCATCCCGTCCTTCACTGAATACCATCCCATTCTGTCCCCCATGTAATACCATTCCATCCTCCATCACATCCCCCAACGACCCGTCCTCCACTCCCCACCAAACCCCATCCTCCCTCAGCCCATCCCCTCCCATATTACATTCCTTCACAACCTGTCCcgctcccatcccatcccacagggacCCCAGCGCTGCAGCCGCCGCCGGTGGGTACTAGAGCGGGATGTCCTGGGTGACGAACGCCTTCACCTGCGGAGAGTGGCCGGCCGGGCCCGGCTCAGCGCGGGGAAGCCCCGGctccccagcccggcccggccccgatACCTACCTCCCTGAGACGGTTCAGCCGTCACCCGCCGCAGGTCTGCGGGAGGGGACATCCCATCAGGCACCCGGCGGGCACCGGTTGGCCCCCAGcgcgccccgcagcccccgcccgcGCTCACCTCCACCTTGCCGTGGGTCAGGTCCCGCAGCACGGCCCCGCGGAGCCGGGGGTGCTCCgagccgccgcccgccgccagcgccgccaccagcagcagccacagacaCAGACCCGACGGCAACGCCCGCATCACTCCCGCCGCTGCCACGTCTGGCGCGGCCCGATTATACGCACCGCACAGCGCATGAGCAGCGACTCGCGCACACAAACACGTGCACACACAAACGCGCGCACGGACATGCGCACACACGTGCTCGCACACACGGACATGCGCACGCACGTACGCACCGTGTGAGTGGCGCGTAACTCCCGCGAGCACGCACCGTGCACAAACCGGCACCACACAGACCAACAGCACCACCCACAGCAGCATGCACACAGCAACACACACACCGTGCACAGATCGACACACAGAGGCCAACATCAccaatacacacacacaacaccACACACCAACACCACCAATATACACATTGTGCACAGACCATTGTGCAACACCACACACACAACAACTACACATAGACACagtgttccagtttgggcaaatttagaaatatatatcctctgagagaaggcacaaccacccctcccccaccaggttcgggaaaaaaaaaattttcctcgaaggaaagtgaagaagataaaactatttatttaacaaacacatgggaaggaaaataatgttagatggtaaaatctttcgcggtagaggaaaaaacctgggaaagtgttcgagtcctccctttggtctcctcggagctggggcttgggccggggccaggccctctgtgcccggtggaaagtcctcccgatgtgctctgatgttacagcaatcaagcagtccagtagaaaaggggaaaaatctggaattccagagaaggaaatccaaagtccaactctcagtctctctccggagagcaagaagaagaaaaactggccaaaaactgactggaaaaaacaagccgggtgcttcctccctcccctgccccagctagggaaaaaaaaacctgctatctttttgtaaccttgaacgagctgcaaactgctttgagaaagttttgctcagttttttccttccctctttcaggctcagtttagaggcatagaaaggcacaaaaattaatttctgggcataggcagcgatataggatacacatcataaggtcaccccaagacacacaGCAACACACACTCTGTGCACAGACTGACACACAGACAAAACACACACCACCAACAACCCACATACCCCAACACCACATGCCAACACACATGCCAACAGCACACACCAATATACACACCCCAACACCACACACCATGTGCACAGACCAACATGCACACCAACAACACCACACACCCCAACACCACAAACACCATCTCACACACCTGCACCGCACACACCCCCATGACACCTGCACTGCACACATCCACAGTAGGCACACTGACACTGACATAGTGCAAAAACATGCAGAGACACCCATGTCAGTGtgtgcattcacacacacagctgtgcacaCTCACACACCCTCCTGCATACACagctgtacacacacacatgcacaggtGCGTGCACACAGTCCTGCATACATCTATACGCAGTTTTCACAATAGCACATGGGTACAGACACACTGCTACCCCCCTTCCAGTTGCTCCTAGCCATGCCTACAGCTGCACATATTAGCCTACACAGCAGTGCACCGGAACACACCAGCACCTCAGTCACATGTGCAGTGGTGTGCACACACATGCTGATCTACATGTACACCCAGCTGTATGCACACACTGCACACACTCATCTGAGGCACATCCATGTGCAAACCATCATGTACCCCTGCACACACCCATCTCAAACCCCTGCcccccactgcagctgcacacaaACACCCATGCACAGGCACATCCCATACATAGGTCATGGGGTCTTGGATTGACTGAGGATGGAGGCAGATCTGGGGTCTCTCTGGTCCCATCACCTGTTCAGGCAGGGTAACCCAGAGCCAGGGGCCGAGGACAGTCTCCACGTGGTTTTTGTGAAtatccaaggatggagactgcaCACCTTCCTAAGCATCTTGGGCCAGGGGAAAGTGTTTCCTGACATGCAGAGGGACCCTCTTGCACTCTGGTTTGTGCCTGTGGCCTGTGGTCCTGCCACTGGGCACTCCTGGGTAGAGCCAATCCCTGGCCCCTACACTTTCCCTCAGGTATTTATCTACATGGATGAGATCCCCCTgagcttcctctgctctgggagGCACAGTCCCAGGTCTCACAGCTTATCCTTATATGAAAGATGCTCCAGCCATTCCTGCTTGGGGCCCTTCACTGTACTCCCTCCAGCATGTCCATGTCTCCAGGACTTGCTCTTGGGAGCTCtgcactggacacagcactcacaGGCACATTCGTGACGTCCTGTGACCTGCTGACAACACCCCAGCGCAGCCCAGGATGTCATTCACCTGCTTTGCCCTGAGGAGACGCTGAGCCCATGGTCAATGTGGTGCACTTGCAAGGACAGGTGTGCAAGGACACGTGTTCATGCACAAGGACAGGTGCGTACACGCAAGGACAGGTGCGCAAGGACAGGTGTGACAGATGCGCACACGCAAGGAAAGGCTTTcgggggcagagggagggagcgaGGCAAGAGCGGTCACGTGAGCTGGGCGGGGCGGCAGGTGcgcgaggggcggggccgctTCTGCGCCTTTAAGGCGCCACGCAGGTGGCAGGTGCTGACGTCACTGTGTGGATGCGTCACGGGGTGGGGCCGCAAGGTGCGTGGGGCTGGGTCGGGGCCGCTCCGGTCTCCTCCTGCCGATGGACCCGGCCAGGCGCGGCAGCGCCGACCGGGGCCCGGCCGCCGGCGCGGGGTCCCGACCCGGCCCCTCGCGCGGCCCCGGGAGCGCGGCTCGGCTCCCGCCCGATGCTGGGGTTTCGGCGGCGTCTTTCCTCGGCAGCGGCGTCCCGGGCGGCCGTAGGAGCTCCCGACCGGATGCCGCGTGCGACCCCTTCGGGCACGGCTGCCCGCGGCGCGCAGGGACCGAGGAGCGGCCTCCGGCCCGGACCCCGCCGGAGGGGCTCCCGCTGccggccctgctgccccccGTCCCGGGCGGCCCCCCGTccccggcagcgcccggccGAGCCGCCTTCCCCGCGCCGGGCCCGCCGGAGCGGCGGGAGATGTTGCCCAAGGCGGAGTCCAGTGACCACATCGCGGCCTGGGCGGGCCCCGCCATGCCCCGCGCCCCCACGCTGCCCAAGGCCGTGTCCAGCGAGTTCCTCGCCGGCGGGCGGGTGGGCCTGACCCCCCGAGCGGAGCCGGGCGAGCTACCCGTCCTCGCCGGGCCCCTCGGCCGGCTCGGCCCTGGCGACGTCTGCGATCCGCTGCCGGACTGCCCGGACCAGGCCCCGGAGGACGGCGCGTTCCGGTGAGTGGGGCTGCGGGGCGCTCGCGGGGACGGGGCGCGCAGTGCCGTGGGAGCAGCACCCGCTGTGCACTGGAGGTGCCCCCTTCTTCCCACTGTGGCGGGTTCAGCAGGATTGGCGTGCGGGGCTGCAGGCATGCTCCTGGCGGGGAGGATGCCTGGTACCCACTGTTCGTGGGGGATGTCGTGATAGAGACATCGACTGCAGAGTGGGTGCCACCTACCCCCGCTGTCCCCGAGCACTGGGGCTAGCGTGGCGCTGCTCTCCTTCCCTATTGAAACGTGTCCCTTGTGTCTGAGGCTCCTCCTGTCACTATCAAAAGAGCCTGCGGGCCCTTTGCTGGTGCCCGTGTGCAATGGCATTAATGTGTTGTGATGGATGTGGCTTTGCGTTGGTGAAGGACACCGCTGcggggctgcagcactgctgtcgCATGTGCTGCCCTGGCCTTTGtggctggcaggggctgggaacaGAGATCCGGGTCCTTTTCCCCGGGAACCTGAGCTTTCCTGGAGAAGAGGGGGGGAAGCGGTTTTCCAGAGACACCCTGTCTTGCAGcctgcctgctgtgccagcctgccTGTGTTAGCTGGTGGTGATAAAGACAAGGGCTCTTTGTGCTGATTTCTAGAATTTCAGGTGGCAGATCTTGGGGGGCCTTGGAGGCAAGGACCTGTCTCCCTCATATGGGAATTAAGGACCTGGTGTATATGCCATGACTAAGCTTCAGCCTTGGCTACTTCTATTGCCAGCAAAAAGcttccttggcagagctgggggctaAACAGGGGTACAGAGAACCCCTCCAAGCCCCCATGTTAGCCTGTTCTTCCTTTGTCCTCCCAAGCATCACAGTGGTCACCTGGAACGTAGGTACAGCCATGCCCCCAAATGATGTGACATCGCTGCTGCACCTCAACACGGGCGAGACAAACGATGTGGACATGATCGCCATCGGGTAAGAGAATGAGGTGCGGCTTCCCCTTCTCCTTACCCTCCCCCCCCTCTGGCAAATCCCCTTTTTGGGGAATCCCCAGAGCTCTGGCAGACAAGGAATGGAAGCTTCAGCCTCCCATGGGGCATGGGGAGTAGGGAGGAGTGTGTATCACAAATGATAGCATATCAGAAAAGGTGATGGAGAATCAGCTCCTGGTAGAATGGGAGTGCTGAGAGGAACTGAAACCCTTGAGTACTGATTAGACTTGAATCCTCATCAAGCCTGAGGCTGCCTATGCTGGGCCAGGTGAGCCCTGCTCTTGCTGTGAGCCGTGGTGGTCCTTGGGTCAGGTCTGTCAAGGCAATTGACTCGCCTGGCTAAGTCCTCTGGGAGcattctcctctctgcttttgcaTGTGGCAT
This genomic interval carries:
- the SELENOM gene encoding selenoprotein M, whose translation is MRALPSGLCLWLLLVAALAAGGGSEHPRLRGAVLRDLTHGKVETCGGURLNRLREVKAFVTQDIPLYHNLEMKHLPGADPELVLLSHRYEELERIPLSDMTREEINQLVQELGFYRKETPDAPVPEEFQFAPAKPLPTLLPPQAPTAHGKTPPKRDKEEHPDL